A genome region from Megalobrama amblycephala isolate DHTTF-2021 linkage group LG16, ASM1881202v1, whole genome shotgun sequence includes the following:
- the LOC125249480 gene encoding ecto-ADP-ribosyltransferase 4-like: protein MLLIIEALLISSALGQDHRVEGKIYPLDMAPNSVDDQYDGCRENMKKDVETKYLKNELNTSPDFKKAWEKGRDFVKTPDKILSKDHKIAIYVYSDASVYKDFNSDTRIGEKQYRNKKYKWYSLYFLLTDAIQILKKTEQKNKCLSTCRRTDVKFDENVLNTEVRFGSLASSSLCPDKKIFGNKSCFEIYTCEGADVSKYSKLPEEKEVLIPPYETFKVTEVRTRKDDKDLWCETVFTLKSYRTKVT from the exons ATGTTACTGATCATTGAAGCTCTTCTCATTTCATCTGCTCTAGGACAG GATCACAGAGTTGAAGGAAAGATATATCCACTGGATATGGCACCGAATTCTGTCGATGACCAATATGACGGCTGTAGAGAGAACATGAAAAAGGACGTGGAGACAAAGTATCTGAAGAATGAACTCAACACTTCACCTGATTTTAAAAAAGCTTGGGAAAAAGGGAGAGATTTTGTCAAGACTCCAGATAAGATCTTGTCAAAGGATCATAAAATCGCCATTTATGTGTACAGTGATGccagtgtttacaaagactTCAATTCTGACACTCGTATTGGTGAAAAACAgtacagaaataaaaaatacaaatggtATTCACTTTACTTTCTGTTAACTGATGCGATACAGATTCTgaagaaaacagaacaaaaaaataaatgtctttcaACTTGTCGTCGCACTGATGTTAAATTTGACGAGAATGTTCTGAACACAGAGGTTCGTTTCGGCTCGCTTGCATCTTCCTCTCTTTGTCCTGATAAAAAGATTTTTGgaaataaatcttgttttgagaTCTACACTTGTGAAGGTGCTGATGTGTCAAAATATTCTAAGCTTCCTGAAGAGAAAGAGGTGCTGATTCCTCCATATGAGACGTTTAAAGTCACTGAAGTCAGGACAAGAAAAGATGACAAAGATCTCTGGTGTGAGACTGTGTTCACTTTGAAAAGCTATAGAACAAAAGTAACCTGA